Proteins from a genomic interval of Cucumis melo cultivar AY chromosome 7, USDA_Cmelo_AY_1.0, whole genome shotgun sequence:
- the LOC103502411 gene encoding uncharacterized protein LOC103502411 isoform X3: MTESVGSRNMDKKLIQIDISSDTVCPWCFVGKKNLDKAISASQDQYDFELNWHPFQLNPSAPKEGVVKTEYYRSKFGIQSEQMEARMAEVFRGLGLDYDTSGLTGNTLDSHKLIYLAGQQGLGKQHDLVEELCLGYFTQGKYIGDRDFLLECARKAGVEGAAEFLETADNGVKECHVEPQEASFEFSDILVLIPILL, from the exons ATGACTGAGTCAGTTGGGAGTAGGAACATGGATAAAAAGCTTATACAAATCGATATAAGCTCCGACACGGTTTGCCCGTGGTGTTTTGTTGGCAAAAAAAATCTTGACAAAGCAATTTCTGCTTCTCAGGATCAATATGATTTTGAG TTGAATTGGCATCCTTTCCAGCTCAACCCTTCTGCTCCCAAAGAAGGTGTTGTTAAGACAGAATATTACAGGAGTAAGTTTGGAATTCAATCTGAACAGATGGAAGCTCGGATGGCAGAG GTGTTTAGGGGTCTTGGACTGGACTATGACACTTCTGGGCTGAC GGGAAATACTCTAGACAGCCATAAGCTTATATATTTGGCTGGCCAACAAGGCTTAGGCAAACAACATGATCTTGTGGAGGAGTTATGCCTTGGATACTTCACTCAGGGAAAATACATTGGTGACAG agattttcttttggaatgtGCTAGAAAGGCAGGGGTGGAAGGAGCAGCAGAGTTTCTCGAGACCGCTGATAATGGAGTTAAGGAG TGCCATGTTGAACCGCAAGAGGCAAGTTTCGAGTTTTCTGACATTCTTGTGTTAATACCAATACTACTATGA
- the LOC103502411 gene encoding uncharacterized protein LOC103502411 isoform X1 — MTESVGSRNMDKKLIQIDISSDTVCPWCFVGKKNLDKAISASQDQYDFELNWHPFQLNPSAPKEGVVKTEYYRSKFGIQSEQMEARMAEVFRGLGLDYDTSGLTGNTLDSHKLIYLAGQQGLGKQHDLVEELCLGYFTQGKYIGDRDFLLECARKAGVEGAAEFLETADNGVKEVKEELEKYSGKISGVPFYVINGKHKLSGAQPPEVFLRAFQVAGK, encoded by the exons ATGACTGAGTCAGTTGGGAGTAGGAACATGGATAAAAAGCTTATACAAATCGATATAAGCTCCGACACGGTTTGCCCGTGGTGTTTTGTTGGCAAAAAAAATCTTGACAAAGCAATTTCTGCTTCTCAGGATCAATATGATTTTGAG TTGAATTGGCATCCTTTCCAGCTCAACCCTTCTGCTCCCAAAGAAGGTGTTGTTAAGACAGAATATTACAGGAGTAAGTTTGGAATTCAATCTGAACAGATGGAAGCTCGGATGGCAGAG GTGTTTAGGGGTCTTGGACTGGACTATGACACTTCTGGGCTGAC GGGAAATACTCTAGACAGCCATAAGCTTATATATTTGGCTGGCCAACAAGGCTTAGGCAAACAACATGATCTTGTGGAGGAGTTATGCCTTGGATACTTCACTCAGGGAAAATACATTGGTGACAG agattttcttttggaatgtGCTAGAAAGGCAGGGGTGGAAGGAGCAGCAGAGTTTCTCGAGACCGCTGATAATGGAGTTAAGGAG GTCAAGGAGGAGCTTGAGAAGTACTCGGGTAAAATTTCAGGAGTTCCCTTTTATGTT ATCAATGGGAAGCACAAATTGAGTGGTGCTCAACCCCCTGAGGTTTTTCTAAGAGCTTTTCAAGTGGCAGGGAAGTGA
- the LOC103502411 gene encoding uncharacterized protein LOC103502411 isoform X6 — protein MTESVGSRNMDKKLIQIDISSDTVCPWCFVGKKNLDKAISASQDQYDFELNWHPFQLNPSAPKEGVVKTEYYRSKFGIQSEQMEARMAEVFRGLGLDYDTSGLTGNTLDSHKLIYLAGQQGLGKQHDLVEELCLGYFTQGKYIGDRKAGVEGAAEFLETADNGVKEVKEELEKYSDQWEAQIEWCSTP, from the exons ATGACTGAGTCAGTTGGGAGTAGGAACATGGATAAAAAGCTTATACAAATCGATATAAGCTCCGACACGGTTTGCCCGTGGTGTTTTGTTGGCAAAAAAAATCTTGACAAAGCAATTTCTGCTTCTCAGGATCAATATGATTTTGAG TTGAATTGGCATCCTTTCCAGCTCAACCCTTCTGCTCCCAAAGAAGGTGTTGTTAAGACAGAATATTACAGGAGTAAGTTTGGAATTCAATCTGAACAGATGGAAGCTCGGATGGCAGAG GTGTTTAGGGGTCTTGGACTGGACTATGACACTTCTGGGCTGAC GGGAAATACTCTAGACAGCCATAAGCTTATATATTTGGCTGGCCAACAAGGCTTAGGCAAACAACATGATCTTGTGGAGGAGTTATGCCTTGGATACTTCACTCAGGGAAAATACATTGGTGACAG AAAGGCAGGGGTGGAAGGAGCAGCAGAGTTTCTCGAGACCGCTGATAATGGAGTTAAGGAG GTCAAGGAGGAGCTTGAGAAGTACTCGG ATCAATGGGAAGCACAAATTGAGTGGTGCTCAACCCCCTGA
- the LOC103502411 gene encoding uncharacterized protein LOC103502411 isoform X2, which produces MTESVGSRNMDKKLIQIDISSDTVCPWCFVGKKNLDKAISASQDQYDFELNWHPFQLNPSAPKEGVVKTEYYRSKFGIQSEQMEARMAEVFRGLGLDYDTSGLTGNTLDSHKLIYLAGQQGLGKQHDLVEELCLGYFTQGKYIGDRKAGVEGAAEFLETADNGVKEVKEELEKYSGKISGVPFYVINGKHKLSGAQPPEVFLRAFQVAGK; this is translated from the exons ATGACTGAGTCAGTTGGGAGTAGGAACATGGATAAAAAGCTTATACAAATCGATATAAGCTCCGACACGGTTTGCCCGTGGTGTTTTGTTGGCAAAAAAAATCTTGACAAAGCAATTTCTGCTTCTCAGGATCAATATGATTTTGAG TTGAATTGGCATCCTTTCCAGCTCAACCCTTCTGCTCCCAAAGAAGGTGTTGTTAAGACAGAATATTACAGGAGTAAGTTTGGAATTCAATCTGAACAGATGGAAGCTCGGATGGCAGAG GTGTTTAGGGGTCTTGGACTGGACTATGACACTTCTGGGCTGAC GGGAAATACTCTAGACAGCCATAAGCTTATATATTTGGCTGGCCAACAAGGCTTAGGCAAACAACATGATCTTGTGGAGGAGTTATGCCTTGGATACTTCACTCAGGGAAAATACATTGGTGACAG AAAGGCAGGGGTGGAAGGAGCAGCAGAGTTTCTCGAGACCGCTGATAATGGAGTTAAGGAG GTCAAGGAGGAGCTTGAGAAGTACTCGGGTAAAATTTCAGGAGTTCCCTTTTATGTT ATCAATGGGAAGCACAAATTGAGTGGTGCTCAACCCCCTGAGGTTTTTCTAAGAGCTTTTCAAGTGGCAGGGAAGTGA
- the LOC103502411 gene encoding uncharacterized protein LOC103502411 isoform X5, which yields MTESVGSRNMDKKLIQIDISSDTVCPWCFVGKKNLDKAISASQDQYDFELNWHPFQLNPSAPKEGVVKTEYYRSKFGIQSEQMEARMAEVFRGLGLDYDTSGLTGNTLDSHKLIYLAGQQGLGKQHDLVEELCLGYFTQGKYIGDRKAGVEGAAEFLETADNGVKECHVEPQEASFEFSDILVLIPILL from the exons ATGACTGAGTCAGTTGGGAGTAGGAACATGGATAAAAAGCTTATACAAATCGATATAAGCTCCGACACGGTTTGCCCGTGGTGTTTTGTTGGCAAAAAAAATCTTGACAAAGCAATTTCTGCTTCTCAGGATCAATATGATTTTGAG TTGAATTGGCATCCTTTCCAGCTCAACCCTTCTGCTCCCAAAGAAGGTGTTGTTAAGACAGAATATTACAGGAGTAAGTTTGGAATTCAATCTGAACAGATGGAAGCTCGGATGGCAGAG GTGTTTAGGGGTCTTGGACTGGACTATGACACTTCTGGGCTGAC GGGAAATACTCTAGACAGCCATAAGCTTATATATTTGGCTGGCCAACAAGGCTTAGGCAAACAACATGATCTTGTGGAGGAGTTATGCCTTGGATACTTCACTCAGGGAAAATACATTGGTGACAG AAAGGCAGGGGTGGAAGGAGCAGCAGAGTTTCTCGAGACCGCTGATAATGGAGTTAAGGAG TGCCATGTTGAACCGCAAGAGGCAAGTTTCGAGTTTTCTGACATTCTTGTGTTAATACCAATACTACTATGA
- the LOC103502411 gene encoding uncharacterized protein LOC103502411 isoform X4, whose translation MTESVGSRNMDKKLIQIDISSDTVCPWCFVGKKNLDKAISASQDQYDFELNWHPFQLNPSAPKEGVVKTEYYRSKFGIQSEQMEARMAEVFRGLGLDYDTSGLTGNTLDSHKLIYLAGQQGLGKQHDLVEELCLGYFTQGKYIGDRDFLLECARKAGVEGAAEFLETADNGVKEVKEELEKYSDQWEAQIEWCSTP comes from the exons ATGACTGAGTCAGTTGGGAGTAGGAACATGGATAAAAAGCTTATACAAATCGATATAAGCTCCGACACGGTTTGCCCGTGGTGTTTTGTTGGCAAAAAAAATCTTGACAAAGCAATTTCTGCTTCTCAGGATCAATATGATTTTGAG TTGAATTGGCATCCTTTCCAGCTCAACCCTTCTGCTCCCAAAGAAGGTGTTGTTAAGACAGAATATTACAGGAGTAAGTTTGGAATTCAATCTGAACAGATGGAAGCTCGGATGGCAGAG GTGTTTAGGGGTCTTGGACTGGACTATGACACTTCTGGGCTGAC GGGAAATACTCTAGACAGCCATAAGCTTATATATTTGGCTGGCCAACAAGGCTTAGGCAAACAACATGATCTTGTGGAGGAGTTATGCCTTGGATACTTCACTCAGGGAAAATACATTGGTGACAG agattttcttttggaatgtGCTAGAAAGGCAGGGGTGGAAGGAGCAGCAGAGTTTCTCGAGACCGCTGATAATGGAGTTAAGGAG GTCAAGGAGGAGCTTGAGAAGTACTCGG ATCAATGGGAAGCACAAATTGAGTGGTGCTCAACCCCCTGA